One Bombus fervidus isolate BK054 chromosome 5, iyBomFerv1, whole genome shotgun sequence DNA window includes the following coding sequences:
- the Gyg gene encoding glycogenin 1 isoform X2 produces the protein MREKLSAIFSLVMEVNVLDSKDEANLALLARPELGVTFTKLHCWRLTQYEKCVFLDADTLVIRNCDELFEREELSAAPDVGWPDCFNSGVFVYRPSQQTFASITAFAAAKGSFDGGDQGLLNMYFSDWAKKDISKHLPFIYNMCSTATYSYLPAFKQFGDDVRIIHFIGITKPWLQYFDTLTGIVQPPMDSSHLQPLLQLWWNIFCEKVHPQLSPIMATSTLAPIWHKFTPMPSESFFPRSPTYMDMQNKIQNDIYLEPPDFSEFQDPWENYYVPNDSVIYKTENNKRQQYYFKINSSSPISILNESSKSVCQSQSSPECNREFYHNQQCSENMSSSHMRNHHNQVQSNQYMNEIEQQHLFPNSNDTYTLNVESNHQQTQDNIEKYISVHNIQYHHSNESHYQSTNNQYISQSTCNDSNRLESEEIKQHQHIEYEHSSNNSNKSFSEEIKQHQHNETYVNHHCSYCQMFDNLNNKQLVQHYEQGNQTCKSLDVNINHDQAMPNNIAYQNNLSNKQNTERNKNINVTDKRTSTLISTSPHPDSKPCTDFHNVATQSDLHIMDDPNSSNAGLAGALAQMTLGEPRSAEQIALEEHMRKQSWEQGQIDYMGRDSFDNIWKKICETLALAPPRLPSPPKETQKSEKATTDKTDESVKFTEAIQSTESVDEVDKETAQATTCNTEEQSVVNDVPITNVTKLSGDQESEDNISQKFSTKSGSAIPDIFMDSSTNFSMQTSHKKVAELNTTSSTSSLLKEVPQQTTISIEPSNLVQSSSIEEQKVITSQKEIKSELENVKILEITVDTQEMKQPDLRDEKHAKEFLTASEILTVSPVPIQVAESVLQVEPKESMSDSQIMPQEILSSTITPVHLTEIEDKVHINGLTSSINFTQNKEKLNLDNSTTAMSIDTANKLSQLEETSQSLLSVEQVETQLTETPILSSENLSIPEKSVQEQTIELEQQSKEGEPDRGESKGNIQEITESEHEVTESAPSDKTPVRPLRTKELNAPSTSIQKTAQPDPTDQEKIVKKTGRKSTEKSMSEVEPMEATDGNGEKKVTKKVVKKITKKTKTKSEEGPDDSAVDSSSSSKQKKAVKVVKKGIKSSQTPVTDITVPETASSSTSDAPVPPKRKTKPTASKPAIKKSDVEQ, from the exons ATGAG gGAAAAATTATCAGCAATCTTTTCTCTCGTAATGGAAGTAAATGTACTTGATTCAAAGGATGAAGCTAATTTAGCACTTTTAGCTAGACCAGAATTGGGTGTTACATTTACCAAATTGCATTGCTGGAGATTGACTCAATATGAAAAATGTGTGTTCCTTGATGCAGACACACTT GTCATCAGAAATTGTGATGAATTATTTGAAAGAGAAGAACTGTCTGCTGCTCCTGACGTGGGTTGGCCTGATTGTTTCAATTCTGGTGTATTTGTATACAGACCATCCCAACAAACTTTTGCTTCTATTACTGCATTTGCTGCTGCTAAAGGTTCATTTGATGGCGGAGATCAAggattattaaatatgtacttCAGTGATTGGgctaaaaaagatatttctaaACATTTACCATTTATCTATAATATGTGTTCTACTGCTACATACTCTTATCTTCCTGCATTCAAGCA GTTTGGAGATGATGTTagaataatacattttattggTATTACAAAACCATGGTTACAGTATTTTGACACTTTGACTGGTATTGTTCAACCACCTATGGATTCTTCACACTTGCAACCATTATTGCAATTATGGTGGAACATATTTTGTGAAAAAGTGCATCCTCAATTATCACCTATTATG GCTACCAGCACATTGGCACCAATTTGGCACAAATTTACTCCTATGCCTTCTGAATCCTTTTTTCCAAGAAGTCCCACTTACATGGACATGCAAAACAAAATACAGAATGACATATATTTAGAACCACCAGACTTCTCAGAATTCCAAGATCCATgggaaaattattatgtacCAAATGATTCAGTTAtctataaaacagaaaataataaaagacaacagtattatttcaaaatcaatAGTTCTTCACCTATATCTATATTAAATGAAAGTTCAAAATCTGTATGTCAGAGCCAGTCATCACCAGAATGTAACAGGGAATTCTATCATAATCAACAATGTAGTGAAAATATGTCTTCTTCACATATGCGAAATCACCATAATCAAGTACAGTCTAATCAATACATGAATGAAATTGAGCAACAACATTTGTTTCCTAATTCCAATGATACATACACTTTAAATGTAGAATCTAATCATCAGCAAACTCAAgacaatatagaaaaatatatttctgtgcataatatacaatatcatCATTCTAATGAATCCCATTATCAATCTACTAACAACCAATATATTTCCCAAAGTACTTGCAATGATAGTAATAGATTAGAatcagaagaaataaaacaacatCAGCATATTGAATATGAACATTCCTCTAATAATAGTAACAAATCATTttcagaagaaataaaacagcATCAACATAATGAAACTTATGTTAATCATCATTGTAGTTATTGTCAAATgtttgataatttaaataataaacaacttGTTCAACATTATGAACAAGGAAACCAAACTTGTAAATCTTTAGATGTCAATATTAATCATGACCAAGCTATGCCAAATAACATAGCTTATCAGAATAATCTCTCAAATAAGCAAAATActgaacgaaataaaaatataaacgttACAGACAAACGGACAAGCACACTAATATCTACTAGTCCTCATCCTGATTCCAAACCTTGTACAGATTTCCACAATGTAGCAACGCAATCTGATTTACACATAATGGATGATCCAAATAGTTCAAAT GCTGGCCTAGCTGGTGCCTTGGCTCAAATGACATTAGGTGAACCCAGAAGCGCTGAACAAATTGCATTAGAAGAGCATATGCGAAAACAAAGTTGGGAACAAGGTCAGATAGATTATATGGGTCGTGATAGTTTTGacaatatttggaaaaaaattTGCGAAACACTTGCTCTTGCGCCTCCACGGTTACCGTCCCCTCctaaa GAAACACAAAAATCTGAAAAAGCTACAACTGACAAGACTGATGAATCTGTTAAATTCACTGAAGCTATTCAATCTACTGAATCTGTAGATGAAGTGGATAAAGAAACTG cTCAGGCAACTACCTGTAATACAGAAGAACAATCTGTAGTTAATGATGTTCCTATAACAAATGTAACTAAATTATCGGGAGATCAAGAGAGTGAAGATAATATTTCCcaaaaattttcaacaaaatcaGGAAGTGCAATACCTGATATATTTATGGATTcttctacaaatttttcaatgcaAACATCTCATAAAAAGGTTGCAGAACTCAATACAACTTCAAGTACAAGTTCGTTATTAAAAGAAGTTCCACAACAGACAACTATATCTATAGAACCATCTAACTTAGTTCAATCTTCTTCAATTGAAGAACAAAAAGTAATTACCTcacaaaaagaaattaaaagcgagttagaaaatgtaaaaattcttgaaattacAGTAGATACCCAAGAAATGAAACAACCTGACCTTAGAGATGAAAAACATGCGAAAGAATTCCTAACTGCTTCTGAAATTCTAACAGTTAGCCCTGTTCCTATTCAAGTTGCAGAATCTGTATTACAAGTGGAACCAAAAGAATCTATGTCAGATTCTCAGATAATGCCTCAAGAAATTCTTTCTTCTACAATTACACCTGTTCATTTaacggaaatagaagataAGGTACATATAAATGGTTTGACatcttcaattaattttacacaaaataaagaaaaattaaatttggataattctacAACTGCAATGAGTATCGATACTGCCAATAAATTAAGCCAATTAGAAGAAACTTCACAGAGCTTATTGTCAGTAGAGCAAGTTGAAACTCAACTTACTGAAACACCTATATTATCTTCAGAAAATTTAAGTATACCAGAGAAATCAGTGCAGGAACAAACAATAGAATTAGAACAACAAAGTAAAGAAGGTGAACCTGACAGGGGTGAATCTAAGGGGAATATACAAGAAATAACAGAATCAGAGCATGAAGTAACTGAATCAGCACCATCAGACAAAACTCCAGTTAGGCCATTAAGAACAAAAGAATTAAATGCACCTTCAACAAGTATTCAAAAAACTGCACAGCCAGATCCAACAGATCAAGAGAAAATAGTGAAAAAGACTGGAAGAAAATCTACAGAAAAGTCAATGTCAGAAGTGGAACCTATGGAAGCAACTGATGGTAATGGTGAAAAGAAAGTAACCAAAAAGGTAGTAAAAAAGATtacaaagaaaacaaaaacaaaatcaGAAGAAGGACCGGATGATAGTGCAGTAGACAGTAGTTCTTCAAGTAAACAAAAAAAGGCTGTAAAAGTTGTTAAAAAAGGTATAAAATCGTCACAAACACCTGTTACTGATATCACTGTTCCTGAGACAGCATCATCTAGTACTTCTGATGCACCAGTTCCAcctaaaagaaaaacaaaaccCACAGCTTCAAAACCAGCTATTAAAAAATCTGATGTAGAGCAGTAA